From Enterococcus mediterraneensis, the proteins below share one genomic window:
- the mnmA gene encoding tRNA 2-thiouridine(34) synthase MnmA, with protein MTDNSQTRVVVGMSGGVDSSVTALLLKEQGYDVVGIFMKNWDDTDENGVCTATEDYKDVAKVAAQIGIPYYSVNFEKEYWDRVFEYFLAEYRAGRTPNPDVMCNKEIKFKAFLDYALELGADYVATGHYAQVEKDENGVVHMLRGVDQNKDQTYFLSQLSQEQLSRTMFPLGGMEKSEVRAIAEHAGLATAKKKDSTGVCFIGEKNFKQFLSNYLPAKKGKMVTLDGEEKGEHDGLMYYTIGQRQGLGIGGGGKTQDPWFVVGKDLATNTLYVGQGFHHPALYADRLDASQIHFTTDDPKVKEFKCTAKFRYRQQDVAVTVRLLDDDRAEVIFDEPVRAITPGQAVVFYDGMECLGGGLIDHAYKAENVLQYV; from the coding sequence ATGACAGACAACAGTCAAACACGAGTTGTCGTTGGCATGAGCGGCGGGGTGGACTCGTCGGTAACGGCCCTTTTGTTGAAAGAACAAGGGTATGATGTCGTTGGGATTTTTATGAAAAACTGGGACGACACAGATGAAAACGGTGTGTGTACAGCCACCGAAGATTACAAAGATGTCGCAAAAGTTGCGGCGCAAATCGGAATCCCTTACTATTCTGTGAATTTTGAAAAGGAATATTGGGACCGGGTCTTTGAATACTTCTTGGCAGAATACCGTGCCGGCAGAACGCCAAACCCTGATGTAATGTGCAACAAAGAAATCAAATTCAAAGCTTTCTTGGATTATGCGTTGGAATTGGGCGCTGATTATGTAGCGACTGGCCACTACGCCCAAGTTGAAAAAGATGAAAATGGCGTGGTCCACATGCTGCGAGGCGTGGATCAAAACAAAGACCAAACATACTTTTTAAGCCAACTTTCTCAAGAACAATTAAGCAGAACCATGTTTCCTTTAGGCGGCATGGAAAAATCCGAAGTGCGGGCGATCGCTGAACATGCCGGATTAGCTACTGCTAAGAAAAAAGATTCAACCGGTGTCTGCTTTATCGGTGAAAAGAATTTCAAACAATTTTTAAGCAACTATCTGCCTGCTAAAAAAGGCAAGATGGTGACATTAGACGGTGAAGAAAAAGGCGAACACGATGGCTTGATGTATTACACGATCGGCCAACGTCAAGGTCTAGGAATCGGCGGCGGCGGAAAGACCCAAGACCCATGGTTTGTTGTAGGCAAAGATTTGGCTACGAATACCTTATATGTTGGTCAAGGATTCCATCATCCAGCATTGTATGCGGATCGTTTGGATGCCAGCCAAATCCACTTCACTACCGATGATCCAAAGGTGAAAGAATTCAAATGTACTGCGAAATTCCGTTACCGTCAACAAGATGTAGCAGTAACAGTCCGTTTATTGGATGATGACCGTGCAGAAGTTATTTTCGACGAACCTGTCCGCGCCATCACACCAGGACAAGCTGTTGTTTTCTATGACGGCATGGAATGCTTAGGCGGCGGTCTGATCGACCATGCCTACAAGGCAGAAAATGTTTTACAATATGTCTAA
- a CDS encoding metallophosphoesterase, with product MRFFTSDTHYFHAALLGKNDFAPRLFSTMTEMHQTMIKHWNDVVKETDTVYHLGDVAMHPKYEKGFGEVLELLSQLNGKIVFVKGNHDTRAFFKFLAANDPKLPSGEEKFSFEDVGVLIKFNHHQYYLTHYPILLGITKNIRNLHGHIHHYSLPIAENINVGVDTPELELLPEKHPFGAPLSEHQIDLIISAKTAELEKLYDDQQRWEFFEDFFE from the coding sequence ATGAGATTTTTTACTTCTGATACCCATTACTTTCATGCCGCATTATTAGGTAAAAATGACTTTGCTCCGCGTCTGTTTTCAACAATGACGGAAATGCATCAAACAATGATTAAGCATTGGAATGATGTGGTCAAAGAAACGGATACTGTCTATCACTTGGGAGATGTCGCCATGCATCCGAAATATGAAAAAGGTTTTGGGGAAGTCTTGGAACTGCTGTCGCAATTGAACGGTAAGATCGTTTTTGTCAAAGGCAATCACGATACCCGGGCTTTTTTCAAATTTTTAGCGGCAAATGATCCTAAACTGCCATCCGGTGAAGAAAAGTTTTCTTTCGAAGATGTGGGCGTGCTGATCAAATTCAATCATCATCAATATTATTTGACCCATTACCCTATCCTGCTGGGCATCACAAAAAATATCCGCAATCTCCATGGTCATATCCATCATTATAGTCTGCCGATCGCGGAGAATATCAATGTGGGTGTGGATACACCGGAGTTGGAACTTTTACCGGAAAAACATCCTTTCGGCGCTCCGCTGTCTGAGCATCAAATCGATCTCATCATTTCTGCTAAAACTGCGGAACTGGAAAAACTCTACGATGATCAGCAACGTTGGGAATTTTTTGAAGATTTTTTTGAATGA
- a CDS encoding aldo/keto reductase: MTEQIQKVMLADKKHFPIGLGTWHMGDDRNKRPLELEALRTGIEQGATIIDTAEMYGEGNAEKLVGEAIQPFDRESLFLISKIYPWNASLKALPQHLDKSLERLGTDYLDLYLLHWTGDIPLAETVAAMEDAKKAGKIRHWGVSNFDVSDMEELWQIPDGKNCATNEVLYNLGSRGIDFDLLPWMREKQLPLIAYSPIAQGDSLGNDFTKNPVLKEIARAHDCSIFQVLLAWTLRGGDTIAIPQSSNKKHVLDNIAAASLTLTNEEWQAIETAFPKPDHKQPLAVL; encoded by the coding sequence ATGACAGAACAGATACAAAAAGTAATGCTCGCAGATAAAAAGCATTTTCCGATTGGCTTAGGTACTTGGCATATGGGGGATGACAGAAATAAGCGTCCTTTAGAATTGGAAGCGCTGCGAACAGGTATCGAACAGGGCGCTACGATCATTGATACAGCAGAGATGTATGGTGAAGGCAATGCCGAAAAATTAGTCGGAGAAGCGATCCAGCCTTTTGACAGAGAATCATTGTTTTTGATTTCTAAAATCTATCCTTGGAATGCATCCCTGAAAGCATTGCCGCAACATTTGGACAAAAGCCTGGAACGATTGGGAACAGATTATTTGGATTTATATTTATTGCATTGGACAGGAGATATCCCGTTGGCAGAAACCGTGGCAGCGATGGAAGACGCGAAAAAAGCCGGTAAGATCCGGCATTGGGGCGTATCAAATTTTGATGTGTCAGATATGGAAGAATTGTGGCAGATCCCTGATGGAAAAAACTGCGCAACGAATGAGGTCCTTTACAATCTCGGCAGTCGCGGGATCGATTTTGATTTACTGCCTTGGATGCGGGAAAAACAACTGCCCTTGATCGCTTATTCGCCGATCGCACAAGGAGATAGTCTAGGAAATGATTTTACAAAAAATCCTGTTTTGAAAGAAATCGCTCGTGCCCATGACTGTTCGATTTTTCAAGTCTTATTAGCGTGGACATTGCGAGGAGGAGATACGATCGCGATCCCTCAATCCAGCAATAAAAAACATGTTTTGGATAATATCGCCGCCGCATCTTTGACATTGACGAATGAAGAATGGCAAGCCATCGAGACGGCATTTCCCAAACCGGACCACAAGCAACCGTTAGCAGTTTTATAA
- a CDS encoding DUF1831 domain-containing protein, translated as MAFQETATVLGAETKYKINPSAKRYTLRDNGFTETNGGNFQLVRPLEATPQSKEGFKLKITVSSDIKTLKMSITTANGLKAVNLFKDDTHKMLQDKFYFLMDGFISRGLFEKI; from the coding sequence ATGGCATTTCAGGAAACGGCAACAGTTTTAGGAGCAGAGACAAAATATAAGATCAATCCTTCCGCAAAAAGATATACATTGCGCGATAACGGCTTTACCGAAACCAATGGCGGTAATTTTCAATTGGTCCGTCCGTTAGAAGCGACACCGCAAAGCAAAGAAGGATTTAAATTGAAGATCACAGTATCAAGCGACATCAAAACATTGAAGATGTCGATCACGACTGCCAATGGGTTAAAGGCTGTCAATTTATTCAAAGATGATACTCATAAAATGCTGCAGGATAAATTCTACTTCTTGATGGATGGATTTATCAGCCGCGGTCTGTTCGAAAAAATCTAA
- a CDS encoding cysteine desulfurase family protein, which produces MNQIYLDHAATTPMHPEVIEEMSRLMQDIYGNPSSIHNYGRKAHEQLENFRETIAASLAVKPHEIIFNSGGTEGDNTAIIGTAFSRQEHGKHLITTAIEHPAVLETMKYLEKEGFEVTYLPVDKKGQLQLADFQKALRDDTILVSIMYANNETGNLLPIKEIGEILKDHPAVFHTDAVQAYGKIPITPYEDHIDLLSVSAHKINGPKGVGFLYKKDGINIPAYLHGGEQEEKRRAGTENLVGIGGMAKAVELLTPEVQAENREKYREFADIIFQTLDEQQVAYHLNGDPEHKLPHVLNLYFPDVSNDLLLMKLDLKGTAISTGSACTAGNIEPSHVLEAMYGEDALIVDQSVRISFGYGNTKEAIKEFASLLAETVKKSL; this is translated from the coding sequence ATGAATCAAATCTACTTAGATCATGCGGCTACTACACCGATGCACCCAGAGGTCATCGAAGAAATGAGTCGCTTGATGCAAGATATATATGGAAATCCTTCCAGTATCCATAATTATGGACGCAAAGCCCATGAACAGTTAGAAAATTTCAGAGAAACAATCGCCGCTAGTTTAGCGGTCAAACCCCACGAAATCATTTTCAACAGCGGCGGAACCGAGGGTGATAATACGGCTATCATCGGTACTGCTTTTTCCCGCCAAGAACACGGCAAACATCTGATCACGACAGCGATCGAACATCCGGCTGTTTTAGAAACCATGAAATATTTAGAAAAAGAAGGCTTTGAAGTGACGTACTTGCCGGTGGATAAAAAAGGACAGCTGCAACTAGCTGACTTTCAAAAGGCACTGCGAGACGATACCATTTTAGTTTCCATCATGTATGCCAACAATGAAACAGGAAATCTTTTGCCGATCAAAGAAATCGGCGAGATCTTGAAAGATCATCCAGCAGTTTTCCATACAGATGCTGTCCAAGCCTATGGAAAAATCCCCATCACTCCTTATGAAGACCATATCGATTTATTAAGTGTTTCAGCCCATAAGATCAATGGACCAAAAGGTGTCGGCTTTTTATATAAAAAAGACGGTATCAATATCCCGGCATATCTTCATGGCGGAGAGCAGGAAGAAAAACGCCGTGCCGGCACGGAAAACTTAGTAGGGATCGGCGGAATGGCGAAAGCCGTTGAACTATTGACACCTGAGGTCCAAGCCGAAAATCGGGAAAAATATCGAGAATTTGCGGACATCATTTTCCAAACACTGGATGAGCAGCAAGTGGCTTATCATTTAAATGGCGATCCGGAACACAAACTGCCTCACGTATTGAATCTGTATTTCCCAGACGTCTCCAATGATCTGCTGTTGATGAAACTGGATCTGAAAGGAACTGCGATCTCTACCGGTTCTGCCTGCACAGCAGGTAATATCGAGCCTTCCCATGTTTTAGAAGCCATGTATGGAGAAGACGCGCTGATTGTTGATCAATCCGTCCGTATCAGTTTTGGATATGGCAATACCAAAGAAGCGATCAAAGAATTTGCCAGCTTATTAGCTGAAACCGTCAAAAAATCATTATGA
- a CDS encoding ribose-phosphate diphosphokinase — protein sequence MVEKTQDESLKIFSLNGNRPLAEKIANVLGTSLGQCAIKQFSDGEISISIEESVRGAHVYLIQATNQPVNDYYMELLIMIDALKRASAQTINVVLPYYAYARQDRTAKPHEPITAKLIANMIVEAGATRVLTLDLHTVQVQGFFDIPVDNLFTMPLFAHYYRKLGMTGDDYVVVSPKNSGVQRARSLAEYLDTTIAIVDQEKTEESDGYVIGDVKGKRCIMVDDILNTGNTLAKAANLLKEAGAEEIYACVSHALLSDPAKTILEEAPIEDICVTDSCWTAEERHPKQLTYITCSELMGEAVKRIHENTPMSPLFKLEEKDYQ from the coding sequence ATGGTTGAGAAAACTCAAGACGAATCATTGAAGATCTTTAGTTTGAATGGTAATCGTCCCTTGGCAGAAAAAATCGCGAATGTTCTGGGAACCAGTTTAGGTCAATGCGCGATCAAACAATTCAGTGATGGCGAAATTTCGATCAGTATCGAAGAAAGTGTCCGCGGTGCGCATGTCTATTTGATCCAAGCTACCAATCAGCCGGTCAATGATTATTATATGGAGTTGTTGATCATGATCGATGCGTTGAAACGTGCCAGTGCCCAAACGATCAATGTCGTGCTGCCTTATTATGCCTACGCTCGTCAAGACCGTACAGCGAAACCACATGAACCAATCACCGCTAAATTGATCGCTAACATGATCGTTGAAGCTGGAGCGACACGGGTTTTGACTCTTGATCTGCATACAGTCCAAGTCCAAGGATTCTTTGATATTCCTGTCGATAACTTGTTTACAATGCCGTTGTTTGCTCATTATTACCGTAAGTTAGGAATGACCGGGGATGACTATGTTGTTGTCTCGCCAAAAAATTCCGGTGTCCAACGTGCACGGAGTTTGGCTGAATATCTTGATACAACTATCGCCATCGTCGATCAGGAAAAAACGGAAGAAAGCGACGGTTATGTGATCGGTGATGTCAAAGGCAAACGTTGTATCATGGTAGATGATATTTTGAATACAGGAAATACATTGGCAAAAGCCGCGAATTTATTAAAAGAAGCCGGCGCTGAAGAAATCTATGCCTGTGTTTCTCATGCATTATTGTCTGATCCTGCGAAAACTATTTTAGAAGAAGCGCCTATTGAAGATATTTGTGTGACAGATTCTTGCTGGACCGCTGAAGAACGGCATCCTAAACAGCTTACTTACATTACTTGTTCAGAGTTGATGGGAGAAGCCGTGAAACGGATCCACGAAAATACACCGATGAGCCCATTGTTCAAATTAGAAGAAAAAGACTATCAATAA
- a CDS encoding M13 family metallopeptidase has protein sequence MTNELKTDFYDYVNGEWIKTAKIPADKPATGGFQDLVQDIEEVLMAEFENMANGSQSIPEGRMKDAVEFYKLANDYGTRDKLGASPIKSLLDKIEALNKLEDLNPQFSEWVLDGMPLPFSLDVDQDMQNTQKNVVYAYPASTILPDKTYYEENHPQGPALLGVFSDMTIQVLEKYGKSHEDAVAIVTDALAFDRLIVPHVRSSEENADYSKNYNPKTFAEFGSYSNELQLQKLVTDLIHDEPSEVIVTEPAFFEAFQSIVNPDTFSLLKNWLLVQTSLSYTSILSEELRQLGGTYSRYLSGIDESAPQQKAAYYLATNRFSQVVGDYYGKKYFGEKAKKDVEHMVRSMIEVYQNRLTNNTWLSQQTREKAVTKLNKLGIQVGYPEAIPEFYDKFVTKPAAEGGTLVENARAFSRIVREYIFSKYHKPVDRNEWEMSASTVNAYYHPFKNIIVFPAAILQAPFYSLEQSASANYGGIGAVIAHEISHAFDNNGAKFDEYGNLNNWWTEGDLAHFEKLAKEMIDEFDGIPFAGGTVNGTLTVSENIADAGGLSCALEAAKKEKDVSLEDFFINWAKIWRTKAREQYQQLLLSVDVHAPAKLRANVQVKNLDDFYTTFGISENDEMYLDPEKRVHIW, from the coding sequence ATGACTAATGAATTGAAGACCGATTTTTATGATTATGTAAATGGCGAGTGGATCAAAACAGCAAAAATCCCTGCTGACAAGCCGGCTACCGGCGGATTCCAAGATCTCGTCCAAGATATTGAAGAAGTCTTGATGGCAGAATTTGAAAATATGGCAAATGGTTCGCAATCTATCCCTGAAGGACGCATGAAAGACGCTGTCGAATTCTACAAATTGGCAAACGATTATGGAACCCGCGACAAGCTGGGGGCTTCGCCGATAAAATCGCTATTGGATAAAATCGAAGCTCTGAATAAGCTGGAAGACTTGAATCCGCAATTCTCTGAATGGGTCCTAGATGGCATGCCGCTGCCGTTTTCTTTAGATGTTGATCAAGATATGCAAAATACACAAAAAAATGTCGTTTACGCCTATCCAGCATCAACTATCTTGCCGGATAAAACCTATTATGAAGAAAATCATCCTCAAGGTCCTGCGCTGTTGGGTGTCTTTTCAGACATGACGATCCAAGTGTTGGAAAAATATGGCAAATCTCATGAAGACGCCGTAGCTATCGTAACCGACGCATTGGCATTCGACCGTTTGATCGTCCCTCACGTTCGCAGTTCAGAAGAAAACGCGGATTACAGCAAAAACTACAATCCTAAAACTTTTGCGGAATTTGGTTCATATTCCAACGAATTGCAACTGCAAAAATTAGTGACTGATCTGATCCATGACGAACCAAGTGAAGTCATCGTTACCGAGCCGGCTTTCTTTGAAGCATTCCAAAGTATCGTCAATCCTGATACTTTCTCATTACTGAAAAATTGGCTTTTGGTACAAACAAGCCTTTCTTACACCAGCATCTTGAGCGAGGAATTACGACAATTAGGCGGTACTTACAGCCGTTATCTTTCCGGGATCGACGAGTCCGCACCCCAACAAAAAGCCGCTTACTATTTAGCGACCAATCGCTTTAGTCAAGTCGTCGGTGATTATTACGGGAAAAAATATTTTGGCGAAAAAGCCAAAAAAGATGTCGAACATATGGTGCGTTCTATGATCGAGGTCTATCAAAATCGCCTGACAAACAACACGTGGCTGAGCCAGCAAACACGCGAAAAAGCAGTCACAAAATTAAATAAACTCGGTATCCAAGTCGGTTATCCTGAAGCGATCCCAGAATTTTACGATAAGTTCGTTACCAAGCCGGCAGCAGAAGGCGGTACTTTAGTCGAAAATGCCCGCGCGTTCAGCCGGATCGTTCGGGAATACATTTTCAGCAAATACCATAAGCCAGTGGACCGCAATGAATGGGAAATGAGCGCATCGACAGTCAATGCCTATTATCACCCATTTAAAAATATCATCGTCTTCCCGGCTGCGATCCTGCAAGCGCCGTTTTACAGCTTGGAACAATCTGCCAGCGCCAACTATGGCGGCATCGGTGCCGTGATCGCCCATGAGATCTCTCATGCTTTTGATAACAATGGCGCAAAATTCGATGAATACGGCAACTTGAATAACTGGTGGACAGAAGGAGATCTTGCTCATTTTGAAAAATTAGCAAAAGAAATGATCGACGAATTCGACGGGATCCCATTTGCCGGCGGAACAGTCAACGGTACATTAACCGTTTCTGAAAATATCGCCGACGCCGGCGGTTTGAGTTGTGCATTAGAGGCCGCGAAAAAAGAAAAAGATGTCTCATTGGAAGACTTCTTTATCAACTGGGCAAAAATCTGGCGCACCAAAGCTCGGGAGCAATACCAACAATTATTGCTTTCCGTTGATGTCCACGCACCTGCAAAATTACGGGCGAATGTTCAAGTCAAAAATCTAGATGATTTCTATACAACATTTGGAATTTCTGAAAATGATGAGATGTATCTAGATCCTGAAAAACGCGTTCATATCTGGTGA
- a CDS encoding alanyl-tRNA editing protein: MKKIYLDDSYQQICQTQITSQNYDGNDYYVTLAETIIYPGGGGQPADLAWINDKKVLAIKESKESEEVRYYLENPLPDTAVTVKIDWQRRFDFMQQHTGQHLFARACENLFAADIRQEQITENDSFFEISGQQLSEKELQRAIVQSNQIIQAHRQVKILYPAADQLTSLPHLTHPPTYFLGLRLIAVDGFDTIGCGGTHVRNTSEIQIILLDKIKHTKKGTTVHFSCGNRAAKNYQTQQELIQEAISSANISVDELPQFISTQQQEIKGLKDRLAVFQLQELVDNGNQRTPHFVVSHGDKIDGKLLRQAAQQLAEKTPNALIAVFTEEDEILRYHLRIASADKLSVRELIQTINRQLSGKGGGSPVMGDGTVPLDHKEEFLTLAETASEKLR; the protein is encoded by the coding sequence ATGAAAAAAATCTATCTTGATGACAGTTATCAACAGATTTGCCAAACACAGATCACCTCGCAAAACTATGACGGAAATGATTATTATGTGACATTAGCTGAGACGATCATTTATCCTGGCGGAGGCGGCCAACCGGCGGATCTTGCTTGGATCAATGACAAAAAGGTCTTAGCCATCAAGGAGAGCAAGGAGTCGGAAGAAGTCCGCTATTATCTCGAAAACCCGCTGCCGGATACTGCGGTCACTGTTAAAATCGATTGGCAGCGCCGCTTTGATTTTATGCAGCAGCATACCGGTCAGCATCTTTTCGCCCGTGCCTGTGAAAATCTTTTTGCCGCTGATATCCGTCAGGAGCAGATCACCGAAAACGATTCTTTCTTTGAGATCAGCGGTCAGCAATTGTCGGAAAAAGAACTCCAAAGGGCAATTGTCCAGAGCAATCAGATCATCCAGGCTCATCGACAAGTGAAGATCTTATACCCTGCTGCTGATCAGCTGACTTCGCTGCCGCATCTGACCCATCCGCCAACGTATTTTCTTGGGTTGCGTTTGATCGCTGTTGATGGTTTCGACACGATCGGCTGCGGCGGCACCCATGTAAGAAATACCAGCGAGATCCAGATAATTTTATTGGATAAAATCAAACATACAAAAAAAGGCACGACGGTCCATTTCTCCTGTGGTAACCGTGCGGCAAAAAACTATCAGACACAGCAAGAACTAATCCAAGAAGCTATTTCTTCCGCTAACATCTCCGTTGACGAGCTGCCGCAATTTATCAGTACTCAGCAGCAAGAGATCAAGGGATTAAAGGATCGTTTGGCGGTCTTTCAATTGCAAGAGCTGGTGGATAATGGCAACCAGCGGACACCTCATTTCGTCGTCAGCCATGGCGACAAGATTGATGGAAAGCTGTTGCGTCAGGCCGCACAGCAATTAGCTGAAAAAACACCTAATGCCCTGATCGCTGTTTTCACTGAAGAAGACGAGATTTTACGTTACCATTTGCGAATCGCATCAGCTGACAAACTCTCTGTCAGAGAATTGATCCAAACGATCAACCGACAGCTGTCTGGAAAAGGCGGCGGTTCTCCTGTAATGGGAGACGGGACCGTACCCCTTGATCATAAAGAGGAATTTCTGACATTGGCGGAAACTGCCAGCGAAAAACTCAGATAA
- a CDS encoding cysteine hydrolase family protein: MKALISIDYTYDFVATDGKLTTGEAGQQIESFLVDKTKEFIEAEEYVVFAIDMHDPQDDYHPENKLFPPHNVEGTSGRELYGQLADVYQQNQTRRNVYWIDKRHYSAFSGTDLDIRLRERGITDLYLTGVCTDICVLHTAVDAYNLGYKLHIYKDAVASFDPVGHEWALRHFEQTLGAEIIG; the protein is encoded by the coding sequence ATGAAGGCATTGATCTCCATCGACTACACGTATGATTTTGTAGCAACAGATGGCAAGTTGACGACAGGTGAAGCAGGCCAGCAGATCGAATCTTTTTTAGTAGACAAGACAAAAGAGTTTATTGAAGCAGAAGAATATGTAGTTTTCGCTATTGATATGCATGATCCGCAAGATGACTACCATCCGGAAAATAAATTATTTCCGCCTCATAATGTGGAAGGCACATCTGGTCGCGAATTATACGGACAGTTAGCGGATGTTTATCAACAAAATCAAACCCGCCGAAACGTTTATTGGATCGATAAACGCCATTACTCAGCTTTCAGCGGCACAGATTTGGATATCCGCTTGCGAGAACGAGGGATCACGGATCTTTATCTGACAGGCGTTTGTACAGATATCTGTGTCCTGCATACCGCAGTCGATGCCTATAATCTAGGGTACAAACTGCATATCTACAAAGATGCTGTAGCCAGTTTTGATCCAGTCGGTCATGAATGGGCATTAAGACATTTTGAACAGACATTAGGCGCAGAGATCATTGGATAA
- a CDS encoding 5'-methylthioadenosine/adenosylhomocysteine nucleosidase produces the protein MKIGIIGAMEQEIKILREKIEAPISWERGNALFISGTLGHHEVIVVRSGIGKVAASITTSLLIQKYGVNMVINTGSAGGIGKGLSVGDIVISDKLAYFDVDVTGFGYQPGQLPGGMPLYFEASRYLIQTMTEAAEKTQLNVKKGLIVTGDTFVDHPEKIQKILADFPDALACEMEGAAIAQTAQQFKIPFLVVRAISDTADHQATQSFDEFIEEAGKRSAEMVIEFVNHLK, from the coding sequence ATGAAAATCGGAATTATCGGTGCAATGGAACAAGAGATCAAGATCTTGCGAGAAAAAATAGAAGCACCTATTTCTTGGGAACGGGGCAATGCTCTGTTTATTTCAGGAACATTAGGACATCATGAAGTGATCGTGGTCCGCTCGGGGATCGGAAAAGTCGCAGCATCTATCACTACCAGCCTGCTTATCCAGAAATATGGTGTGAATATGGTGATCAACACCGGATCTGCTGGAGGAATCGGCAAAGGTCTTTCTGTTGGCGACATAGTGATTTCTGACAAGTTGGCTTATTTTGATGTAGATGTGACCGGATTTGGTTATCAGCCGGGGCAGCTTCCAGGCGGGATGCCGCTATATTTTGAAGCGAGCCGTTATTTGATCCAAACTATGACTGAAGCGGCGGAAAAAACGCAGCTGAACGTCAAAAAAGGATTGATCGTCACAGGAGACACGTTTGTCGATCATCCTGAAAAAATCCAAAAAATCTTGGCTGACTTTCCAGACGCTTTAGCTTGCGAAATGGAAGGAGCGGCGATCGCGCAAACTGCACAGCAATTCAAGATTCCGTTCTTAGTAGTGCGGGCTATCAGTGATACCGCAGACCATCAAGCAACACAAAGCTTTGATGAATTTATCGAGGAAGCCGGGAAACGTTCCGCCGAAATGGTTATTGAATTTGTGAATCATCTAAAATAG
- the macP gene encoding cell wall synthase accessory phosphoprotein MacP, with product MAKEPLVTRSQLRKHRQQETPIEKTRPNPTPKMVKQSEKEYQKKEKEISNFYRKENKKNKPITKTRSGEKQKSRAMNNFLMKAIVIVFLLIVIVMMAVFFL from the coding sequence ATGGCCAAAGAACCGCTAGTTACTCGATCACAATTACGAAAACATCGGCAGCAAGAGACACCTATAGAAAAAACGAGGCCGAACCCAACGCCTAAGATGGTGAAACAATCAGAAAAAGAGTACCAAAAAAAAGAGAAAGAAATCTCCAACTTTTATCGTAAAGAGAATAAAAAAAATAAACCCATCACCAAAACCAGAAGCGGTGAAAAACAAAAATCCCGCGCTATGAACAACTTTTTGATGAAAGCGATCGTGATTGTTTTCTTGCTGATCGTAATCGTGATGATGGCTGTCTTTTTCTTATAA
- a CDS encoding NUDIX hydrolase: protein MLSFEDFEEKTIRRKEIFHGKIIDVALDDVRLPDGGTAQRELVFHPGGVGIIAIIDNKMLFVRQFRKPLERVLLEIPAGKIDPGEGRHPEETGRRELEEETGYRPGKMTHVASMYLSPGFANELLHLYHAEELEKVENPLPQDEDEVLELYRLSLAEAKQAIADQTICDAKTIFAIQYWELEQLKKGGN from the coding sequence ATGCTTTCCTTTGAAGATTTTGAGGAAAAAACGATCCGCCGAAAAGAGATCTTCCATGGCAAGATCATTGATGTCGCTCTGGATGATGTTCGTTTGCCAGACGGCGGCACAGCCCAACGTGAATTAGTATTCCATCCTGGCGGTGTGGGGATCATCGCTATCATTGATAACAAGATGCTGTTTGTCAGACAGTTTCGCAAGCCCCTTGAACGAGTGCTGTTGGAGATTCCGGCAGGGAAGATCGATCCTGGAGAAGGTCGTCACCCAGAAGAGACTGGTCGGCGGGAATTGGAAGAAGAGACCGGCTATCGCCCAGGAAAAATGACTCATGTCGCATCCATGTATCTATCACCGGGATTTGCCAATGAGCTTTTGCATTTGTATCATGCAGAAGAATTGGAGAAAGTAGAAAATCCGCTGCCCCAAGATGAGGATGAAGTATTGGAGCTTTACAGACTGTCTTTAGCTGAAGCAAAACAAGCGATCGCTGACCAAACTATCTGCGACGCCAAAACGATCTTCGCGATCCAATATTGGGAGCTTGAACAATTAAAGAAAGGCGGTAATTAG